A DNA window from Alligator mississippiensis isolate rAllMis1 chromosome 11, rAllMis1, whole genome shotgun sequence contains the following coding sequences:
- the LCTL gene encoding lactase-like protein: MKTNVLRVWYVPVLVLCLNAAEDFQWTKNNPGSFYYGTFPAGFLWGAGSSAYQTEGAWEEDGKGPSIWDVFTHKKGKVYKNDTADSACESYYRVKDDIQLLKDLKVHYYLLSISWPRILPTGIKTEEVNEMGIQFYNDTINSLLENNIIPFVSLYHWDLPQALQEKYGGWQNASLINYFNDYANLCFETFGDRVKYWITFSNPWAVAEEGYETGKHAPGLKLSGTGAYKAAHHIIKTHAKVWHSYDKTWRREQQGMVGISLTSAWGEPMDLSNQDDIDAAERYVQFYLGWFANPIYRGDYPEVMKEYIGRKSAQQGLGLTRLPIFSAQEKSYIKGTSDFLGIGHFTTRYITRKNYPSLQGPSYYTDRDLQELVDPKWPNPGSKWLYSVPWGFRRLLNFAKTHYGNPLIYVTENGVSEKIYCIQLCDEWRMEYLKGYINEMLKAINDGVNVNGYTAWSLLDKFEWNKGFSERFGFYHVDFQNKNKHRHPKASVQYYKKIISANGFPNLRQVESWYYKALETCSTTNQLVSEDPLTTRMEMVTEIVVPIAFTLCILISAVLLVILLRKCN; this comes from the exons ATGAAGACAAATGTTTTGAGAGTGTGGTATGTGCCTGTGTTGGTGCTGTGTCTGAATGCAGCTGAGGATTTCCAATGGACAAAGAATAACCCGGGCTCCTTCTATTATGGCACTTTCCCAGCTG GTTTTTTATGGGGTGCCGGCAGTTCTGCCTACCAAACTGAAGGGGCTTGGGAGGAGGATGGAAAAGGACCAAGCATCTGGGATGTTTTTACTCATAAAAAGGGAAAAGTGTACAAAAATGACACAGCAGATTCAGCATGTGAAAGCTACTACAGAGTGAAG GATGACATTCAGTTACTGAAGGATTTGAAAGTCCATTACTATCTGCTCTCCATATCATGGCCTCGCATTCTGCCTACTGGCATCAAAA CAGAAGAAGTAAATGAAATGGGAATACAATTCTATAATGATACAATTAATAGTCTTCTGGAGAACAACATTATCCCTTTTGTGAGCCTCTACCACTGGGATCTTCCACAG GCACTCCAAGAGAAGTATGGGGGCTGGCAGAATGCAAGCCTAATAAATTACTTTAATGATTATGCAAATCTGTGCTTTGAGACTTTTGGTGATCGTGTGAAATACTGGATCACTTTTAGTAACCCTTGG GCTGTCGCTGAAGAGGGCTATGAGACAGGAAAACACGCACCAGGACTGAAGCTCAGTGGAACTGGGGCATATAAAGCAGCTCATCACATAATTAAA ACTCATGCAAAGGTCTGGCATTCTTATGATAAGACATGGCGCAGGGAGCAGCAAG GGATGGTTGGAATTTCCTTAACTAGTGCCTGGGGTGAACCTATGGATCTAAGTAACCAAGATGACATAGATGCTGCTGAGAGATACGTTCAGTTTTATTTGGGATGGTTTGCAAATCCTATTTACAGAGGAGACTATCCAGAAGTTATGAAAGAGTATATAG GTAGAAAGAGTGCCCAACAAGGCTTGGGCTTGACAAGATTACCAATCTTCTCAGCACAAGAGAAAAGCTATATTAAAGGCACATCAGATTTCCTGGGAATAGGTCACTTTACTACTCGCTACATTACTCGGAAGAATTATCCCTCCCTGCAAGGTCCCAGTTACTACACCGATCGTGATTTGCAGGAACTGGTAGACCCAAAGTGGCCAAACCCAGGATCCAAATGGTTATACTCTGTGCCCTGGGGATTTAGAAGGTTACTCAACTTTGCTAAG ACACACTATGGGAACCCTCTGATTTATGTGACAGAGAATGGGGTTTCTGAAAAGATATACTGCATTCAACTATGTGATGAATGGAGAATGGAATATCTGAAAGGGTATATTAATGAGATGCTGAAAG CAATAAATGATGGAGTTAATGTTAATGGGTATACTGCCTGGTCTCTATTGGATAAATTTGAATGGAATAAAGGTTTCTCTGAGCGATTTGGATTCTACCATGTTGATTTTCAAAATAAGAACAAACATCGACACCCAAAGGCATCTGTTCAGTACTACAAGAAAATCATAAGTGCAAATGGGTTTCCAAATCTAAGACAG GTGGAAAGTTGGTATTACAAGGCCTTGGAGACTTGTTCTACCACAAACCAACTAGTTTCTGAAG ATCCTTTGACTACTCGCATGGAAATGGTGACTGAGATTGTTGTGCCTATAGCTTTCACGCTCTGTATACTTATCAGTGCTGTTTTACTAGTAATCCTCCTTCGGAAGTGCAACTAA